DNA sequence from the Chloroflexota bacterium genome:
CACGCGGGGGGTGTCGAAACCGCCTTGACAGCGACCAGAACCGCACCGTGTGCGCCGCTTGATAGCGTCGTAATTGCGGGCTGGGACAAGGCCATGAATGGCTGCTACGATCTCGCCCTCCGTGACGGTCTCGCAACGGCAAACGATGCGCCCATAGCGTGGATCAGTGGCAATCAGAGCCGCCCGTTCGCGATGCGAAAGTTCGCTGAAGTCGGGCGGAGGAACACGGATGGGGTTGTAATCCGATTTCGGGTATAAAGCCAGGCCCTCCTCTCGCAAGATCTCCACCACCCTCTCTGCAATGGCTGGTGCAGCCGAAAGCCCGGGTGATTCAATGCCTGCCACGTTGATCAGCCCAGGTGCTTCCCGCGCAGCCTCGATGAGGAAATCACCCGTGCTACCCACTGCACGTAGCCCGGCGAAAACTCGGATGACCGCTCGTGGGTCGAGAGAAGGCACGAGCCTTTGTGCGCCGTGAAGGACTTCGTCCAAACCCTCGGCAGTGACTCGTGTATCCTCTTTACTTTCGATATCCTGCGCGTTGGGGCCGACCATAGTGTTGCCGTGGGTGGTGGTGGTTACCACAATGCCTTTGCTAACAGGTGTGGGACAGGGGAATAGGACGCTACGCACCGGGCTCATTTCGCGATCGAAAACGAAATATTCGCCCCGGCGTGGACGGATGGTGAATCCGTCCAGCCCGGCCATGCGCATGATCTCATCTGCATACACTCCAGCGGCATTGACTACAAAATGCGAACGAAATGACTGCGTACCAGCAACCACACCCTTCACACGCCCTTCGTGGCGCAGTAGGCCGGTCACTTCGGTTTCCAATCGGACTTCGACTCCGTTTGCTACTGCGTTCTCCGCCGCGGCTATCGTCAGGCCAAATGGATCTACAATCCCACCACTGGGAGTATAAAGTGCAGCCCTGACCTCTGGGTTGATGTGAGGTTCGGCCCGGATCATTTCCTCTCTTGAGATAATGCGCAGCCCCGGCACACCATTGCGCTGGCCACGCTTGAGTAAATCGTCAAGCGTCTGCACATCGTCATCTGAGAAAGCCACGACATAGGTGCCACAGCGCAGGAAATGCACGCCCAGTTCTGTACAGAGTTGGTCATACATTGCGTTCCCGCCCACATTCAGGATGGCTTTTTGTGTGCCGGGCTTGGGATCATATCCTGCGTGGACGATGGCTGTGTTGGCTTTGGAAGCGCCACAGCAAACGTCTGCCTCTTTATCCAAAAGCAGGATTTTGAGTTGGTAGCGGGATAGGGCGCGGGCGATCAGACAACCCACGACTCCAGCACCAACAACGGCGACGTCATAGACCTCGGACATAATTACCTGACTCTCCACCGGAGGGTGATCTCGAGCTCCGTAATTGGGCAGTATGAATGTGGGATGACCAGAGGGTCCTTTTGTTCTTGAGTGTATTCCTTGCTACGCGGGATTGTAATCGGAGGGAGCAGGAACGTCAATAACCCATAGGTGCGCAATGTGACTCCTCTAGGAGTCTGTGTGCATCGGCCCTTTGACACACCCGAAACTATAAATTACAATTCGTTTACGTAGGGGGATGAAGCCGTAAGGCAATTGTGGACTCTATATATGGAGTGTCTGCGGCAGAGAACCTCCTAAAGGATGTTTCTGGTTGTAGCGACGCAATGGCCGAGAAGACCAACTCTATGCGCCTACTGGAAGCGCGGAAAGTATCCTACGAAGTCTATACCTTTTCACCAGATATCCACTCCGCTCAGGGACTGGCTGAAGCGATAGGCCTCCCCGCCAGCCAAGTTTTTAAGACATTGGTGGTACAACGCGAACGAGGGCGTCCCCTCTTGGTTATGGTACCTGGGGACAGAGAACTCGACCTCAAACGTCTGGCCCAATCCATCGGGGAGAAGAAACTGCGGATGGCGACACAAAAAGAAGCCGAGACGCTCACCGGACTGCAGGTGGGGGGTATCTCCGCACTGGCACTGCTCCACAAAGGCTTCGAAATATATATTGACCGCTCGGCTCTAGCGCTCTCTCGGGTGGTGGTGAGCGCCGGACGACGCGGCATCAACCTGGGGCTGGCGGTGAGTGACCTGATTCGCGTGACCGGCGCGAAAATGGTGGATGCGGCGGAGGGATGAGAATATGCTGACCGGAATCCATTTCCTCCTGACGTATGCTTGCAATCAAGAGTGCGACCATTGTTTCGTCTACTCTGGCCCAAATGCCAAGGGGACGTTCACTTTGGACCAGCTGGAACAGGTGTACGAGGAACTGGTCCGCTTGGGAACTATTGACTGGGTCTATTTTGAGGGTGGTGAGCCTTTTCTCTTCTATCCCTTGATGGTAGAAGGCATCCGAATGGCCCGTGACCGCGGCTTTAGGACTGGCATTGTTACCAATTCATACTGGGCCACGTCGGTAGAAGACGCGGAACTTTGGCTTCGTCCCATCCAAGCGCTCGATCTGGCTGATCTCAGCGTGAGTGATGACGCCTTTCATAGCGACGATGTCGAGCATAGCCTGGCCAAGAACGCGCTGACAGCAGCACGGAAGATGGGTCTACCTGTGGGCTCGATTTGCATCGAGGAACCCCGAATCGAAATGCCAGTGGGCGAGGCCAAAGGGTCACCGGTGGTCGGGGGCGGCGCAATGCTGCGCGGCCGGGCGGTGGAGAAACTCGTCGGTGGCCTTCCCACCCGGCCGTACACCGAGTTCACCGAATGCCCCTATGAGAACTTGCGGGACCCCGAACGGGTTCACCTGGATGCTACGGCCACGTACATCTATGTCAGGGACTGAGTATGGGCAACATGTGGGAGACTCCATTGTCACGTCTCGTTGCTGCCTACGATCCCGATGCCCACCCCATTTGCGGTCCCCTCTTACGCGGCGGGCCAGCCAGACTTATTAGTGAATACGACGTTGAGCATACTGCCGAGTATGTAGATGCTTGCCATTGTTGCTACGTGACCCGTTTGGCTCTACTCGATCGCTTCCCGGAGTATCTGGCACCGCGGCAGGTATACGGGTTGGAGTAGGGCAATTCAACCCGCCTTTGCTTTCTCGTACTCATCCTGGGTGATAAAGGTGCCGCCGCTGATCTCTTGCGCGTCAATGCGCATGTTCTCATCCAAGTGTATCTCCGCCCGCATCAGTTGGTAGCACCGATCGTCCATGATCTCCTTGACGAGCGTGTAGCCGGTGCCCGTTTCATCTGGATTCAGGTCATAGCGGCAATCAGCGCGCACGCGGACTACACTACCACATCGTTGGCACCGCACATAGAGCCAAATCACGTCAGCGTTCTCATCCTCGCCGCCGAATAATGCCCCCAAACGCTTCAGAAAACCCATGTTCTACACACTCCTCATCTGGACTCCGCAGCGATCTCACGCGAACGCCGGGACTACGAAGCCGAAAAGACACACAACGTCGAGCACCGCCAGGGCGAGGTAGCCAAGACCAAGCACTACTGGCCGGGCGCGCTCTGGCAACGCACTGATCACCGCGAAGCCCACACTCAGGCCGCCTAACATAGCAATAGCCCATCCGCCTATGTCATCTCGTGCCATGCCCCATAAAGCCAGCACCGCTACAGTCATGCACCCGAGCGCTGCTATCATCCGCGCTGGCTTCGGACGTAGCACCTCCCGTGCCCCCAGGGCTCCAAAGATGCTCAGCGCGGTCAGGGCGGGGAAGAGATAGCGACCCTGGTGTTGCACAAAGCCAAGGTTGTACCAGAGATAGGCGATGGCAGTGAACATGATGGATAGCAGAAGCAAAACGAGGGCGCGGCGCTGACTATCTGAGAGGAGATTTGGCTCGTGGCAAGCGCGGGCCAAGAAAAAGGCCAGGCCACCCATCATAGCGGCGCTGGTCAACGCCAGTGCTATGTAGATGCGCTCATCCACCAAGACGCCCATCCAGCCGAACTGGGCCCAGAAACTGCGAAATGTGGTCAGCGCGAAGCGACTGAGATAGCCCTGCATCCCATACTGAGCCAGCCATTCGGCAGTGCGCGGTTGACCTGTAACCACCTGACTATGTCGCCCCAAGGCCAGTAAGTCATTTGCTCCGTACACCAAAGCGTTCCGGACCAACCACGGTCCGGCCAGGAGCAACGCCGGTAGGAATATCCATGATAGAACCTGCACGAGCCGCCGGCGCCGCCCGGGAGCAACGCTGCCCGGCGTGAGCAGGATAGCACACAGGGCCAACGGAATGGCGACATAGGCTGTGGTTTTGGTGAGTAGGCATAGCCCGATCAAGAAGCCCAGCGCCAGGCACTCTTGTCGCCGGTTGCGGCCGTTCATTATGCGCAGAGATTGCCAAATAACTAGCGCTAACAGCAATTCGGCCAGGGCGTCATTGTTCACGGCCGCGGTCATGGCCACATGTTGGGGAACAAAGGCAACCCCCGCTGCTGTTGCCAGCGGCATGAAGGTATCGGTAGGGAAGATAGTGGCAGCAACACCATAAGCGACTAGGATGAGGAGCGCGCCCAAGACCACGGAGAACACACGGAGCACCAGTACCGAATCGGTGAGTTGGTAGAGAGGCGCAGTCAGGAGGTAATAGAGCGGCGGCTGGTGAGACTCGTAGCGGAGCGGATCAATGCTCATACCAGGGGGGAACTGTCGTGACACGATGGCTTTCAGGTAGGATTGGTCATAGTCGCCCACCTGAAGAACGGGGAGACGGCTGTTTTCCGTAATGTATTTGACATAATTGAAATGTGCAGGCTCATCTGGCGCTTCCCAGAGGGGCGTGAAAACAGCGTAGAGCACCCCCAGCACAAAGTAAGACATGACAATAGCAACCAGCGCATGTCTGGTGGCTATTCGGATGCTCACAATATCGCTCCTTTTCTCCCCCGGATGACTACTGAGGTCATAAAGACGGCCAGATTCTCCAAAAGGAGAGGGAGCGGCAAGGCCCTCTCGCTCCCTCTCATACCTGTCACAGTGCTGTTCTCCCCAGCCTCGCTACTTCTTGCTCTACGATCTCCTCGTCCAGTTTCTTGAAAAGCGGGACGGGCTCACGTAACCTCTGGCCAACAGGCAACTCACTTGGCGCCCATTTCGCATGGATGGGGCGCGGGTCGTAGCGTAACACCTGGTGGGTTCTGGTCGTCTCCTGGTGAGTCTCAGTGAACTGTCGGCCCAGCAAGTCATTTTCGTAACCCAGCATCTCATGCAGCCGCTGTGATGAGAAGGGCAGGAAAGGATAGAATAGCATTTTGAGATTGTCCACCACACGCAAGGTGACATAGCAGGCAGTAGCAGCACGAGCCCGATCCTGTTTGATCACCAACCAGGGCGCGGCTTCGTCCAGGTATCTGTTCGCCTCATGGGCCACGGCCATGACCTCAGTAATGGCTGCCTTGAATTTACAACTTGCAATCAGTTCGCCCACCGGCCCAAAAGCGTTCTCGGCCCGCGCCAGAATAGCCTGATCCTGCGCCGTCAACTCTCCAGGCTCAGGCACGCGCTCATCGAAGTTGCGGAAAGTGAAAGTGAGCACACGATGAGCGAGATTGCCATAGGTGGCGACTAACTCATCGTTGTTCCGTCGTAAGAACTCGCCCCAGGTGAAGTTTGTGTCAGCCTGCTCAGGCATGTTGATAGTCAGTGTATAGCGGAGTGGATCAGGGTCATAGCGGCTTAGGTAATCAGGCAGCCACACGGCCCAGTTTCGACTGGAGGAGAATTTCTGCCCCTCCAGATTTAGAAACTCATTGGCAGGCACATCGTACGGCAGGTTCAGTCCACCATAGCCCATAAGCATACTGGGCCAAATGATGGTGTGGAAAGGGATATTGTCCTTGGCCAGGAAATAATAGGCTCTGCTGGGCCCCTGCCACCAATCCCGCCACGCCTCCGGTTGGCCGATGATGACTGCCCACTCTTTGCTCGCTGCCAGGTAGCCGATTACGGCGTCGAACCAAACGTAAATCCGCTTGTGTTCGAAGCCCTTCACCGGCACCGGGATACCCCACTCGATATCACGGGTAATGGCTCGACCATGCAGACCCTCCCGCAATAAATTCAGGGAGAAGTTGAGAACATTGGGCCGCCAGTGGGTCTGCACCTCAATCCAGGAATGAAGTCGCTCGCTAAATTGCTGTAGATCGAGGAAGAAATGCTCGCTCTCCCGGACCACAGGGGCATGGCCACAGATTTTGCAGCGCGGATGGATGAGTTCGGTCGCATCCAGCGGCTTGCCGCATTTATCACATTGGTCGCCACGTGCATCCTGGAAGCCGCAGTAAGGGCAGGTGCCCTCCACATAACGGTCTGGCAGGAACTTCCCGCAAGATTCACAATAGAGCTGGCGCGTTTTATCGCGGTAGATGTAGCCCTTTTCCAAGAGGCGGAGGAACATATCTTGTGTCACTGCCCAGTGGTTCTCGGTGTCGGTGTGAGTGAAAAGATCGAAGGTGATGCCCAGATCCATCCACGATTTCAGGAATCTCGTGTGGTATCGTTCCACCACTTCCGCTGGGGAGATTCCCTCCCTCTCGGCTGTGATAGTGATCGGCGTACCGTGGCTGTCGCTGCCTGATACCATTAACACCTCATTGCCAATCAGTCGGTGGTAGCGGGCAAAAATATCAGCGGGGAGGTAGACGCCCGTAACATGCCCCAGGTGGATATCGCTGTTAGCATATGGCCAGGCCACTGCGACCAATATTCTCTCGCTCATTTTCTCCTCAGCACCTCTTCAAAAATAAGAGCCGTGGGTCTTTTACTATGCCTCTGCTGCCGAAATACGGTGGTAAAGGCCCCGCCGATCGTTTATCCGCACTTGGGCCAGGTCGCGAAGCATGGCGATAGCATCCTGCAATGGGCGAACGCGACTGCCAGGCATATAATACCAGTGGATAGGAACCTCCACAACCCGGTATCCCCTCTTCCGAGCGATGTAGAGTACCTCCACATCGAATCCCCAACCGTCTAGACGCTGCACTGCGAACAAGTCACGAGCCACCTCGCGCCGGAAACATTTGTAGCCACACTGGCTGTCTTGAATACCAGGCAAAGCCAGCAGACGGACCACGAAGTTGTAGATGCGACCCATGATATGCCGATATTCGGGCTCATTGTATCGAACCGCACCCGGGGCCTCGCGAGAGCCAATGGCCACATCATAGTCGTTCAGTTGAGGGGGGAGGAACTTAGATAGCCCCTCGATGGGCATAGACAGATCTGCATCGCAAATGAATAGATAATCGCCACGGCCATTCAGCATGCCAGTGCGCACTGCGTAGCCTTTACCTCGATGCACGTTACACAATAGGCGAACACAGTCTGCATGTTGAGCAACACTCTGGACAACCTCCGTGGTGCGGTCCGTGCTGCCATCGTCCACGACCAACACTTCCGCAGGATACGGCTGCTGCTGCAGGTAACACAGGATCCTATCCAGACTCTTGGGTAGCCGCTTCTCCTCATTGTAGGCTGGGATCACCAGAGTCACGAGAGGTGTTCCGTTACTCAGATTATGAGGGACAGAGTTGATCATGATCCTTCATAAGTGTAACCGCACCGTCACGGTGCGGCCCTTTCCGATGCGACCTAATGATACTTGTGACTGTGTTTTCAGTCAACCACGGTGCTAACTTTAGGCCCCTTGCCAAGCACCTGGGACCGCCGAGGCTAAGTTCTACTCACTGGACGCGTTAGGATTGCATCCACATAGTCAACGGATACCCGGCGCGTGGCTTGGACTTTGGGGCGCGCCTGCAGGGCACGCGGGAGAAGCAGCAAGCCTGCTATTTGCCCACGCAACCGCGCCCGTGCCGCTTCTCCTCTCCAGGCCCGCAGTGCCTCTATGAAAATGCGCCATTGTGCCCGCGCCATCTGCCCCCAATACCGCCGCAAGATGGGGCTGGGCACATCTTTGAAAAGTACATACAGCGTGTTACGTCCCACATAGAAACTGGCAATGGGCCCACCGCCAGTTGCACTCAATTTGTGGTAGACGATGGCTTTTGGAGCGAATACGCAGCGATACCCCGCCAGTTGTCCGCGCCAGGCTAAGTCCACATCCTCCAGATACATGAAAA
Encoded proteins:
- a CDS encoding NAD(P)/FAD-dependent oxidoreductase, yielding MSEVYDVAVVGAGVVGCLIARALSRYQLKILLLDKEADVCCGASKANTAIVHAGYDPKPGTQKAILNVGGNAMYDQLCTELGVHFLRCGTYVVAFSDDDVQTLDDLLKRGQRNGVPGLRIISREEMIRAEPHINPEVRAALYTPSGGIVDPFGLTIAAAENAVANGVEVRLETEVTGLLRHEGRVKGVVAGTQSFRSHFVVNAAGVYADEIMRMAGLDGFTIRPRRGEYFVFDREMSPVRSVLFPCPTPVSKGIVVTTTTHGNTMVGPNAQDIESKEDTRVTAEGLDEVLHGAQRLVPSLDPRAVIRVFAGLRAVGSTGDFLIEAAREAPGLINVAGIESPGLSAAPAIAERVVEILREEGLALYPKSDYNPIRVPPPDFSELSHRERAALIATDPRYGRIVCRCETVTEGEIVAAIHGLVPARNYDAIKRRTRCGSGRCQGGFDTPRVLEILARELGCPATKVTLNGPGSELVVRGTKEVDH
- a CDS encoding glycosyltransferase family 2 protein — its product is MINSVPHNLSNGTPLVTLVIPAYNEEKRLPKSLDRILCYLQQQPYPAEVLVVDDGSTDRTTEVVQSVAQHADCVRLLCNVHRGKGYAVRTGMLNGRGDYLFICDADLSMPIEGLSKFLPPQLNDYDVAIGSREAPGAVRYNEPEYRHIMGRIYNFVVRLLALPGIQDSQCGYKCFRREVARDLFAVQRLDGWGFDVEVLYIARKRGYRVVEVPIHWYYMPGSRVRPLQDAIAMLRDLAQVRINDRRGLYHRISAAEA
- the metG gene encoding methionine--tRNA ligase, whose amino-acid sequence is MSERILVAVAWPYANSDIHLGHVTGVYLPADIFARYHRLIGNEVLMVSGSDSHGTPITITAEREGISPAEVVERYHTRFLKSWMDLGITFDLFTHTDTENHWAVTQDMFLRLLEKGYIYRDKTRQLYCESCGKFLPDRYVEGTCPYCGFQDARGDQCDKCGKPLDATELIHPRCKICGHAPVVRESEHFFLDLQQFSERLHSWIEVQTHWRPNVLNFSLNLLREGLHGRAITRDIEWGIPVPVKGFEHKRIYVWFDAVIGYLAASKEWAVIIGQPEAWRDWWQGPSRAYYFLAKDNIPFHTIIWPSMLMGYGGLNLPYDVPANEFLNLEGQKFSSSRNWAVWLPDYLSRYDPDPLRYTLTINMPEQADTNFTWGEFLRRNNDELVATYGNLAHRVLTFTFRNFDERVPEPGELTAQDQAILARAENAFGPVGELIASCKFKAAITEVMAVAHEANRYLDEAAPWLVIKQDRARAATACYVTLRVVDNLKMLFYPFLPFSSQRLHEMLGYENDLLGRQFTETHQETTRTHQVLRYDPRPIHAKWAPSELPVGQRLREPVPLFKKLDEEIVEQEVARLGRTAL
- a CDS encoding glycosyltransferase family 39 protein — its product is MSIRIATRHALVAIVMSYFVLGVLYAVFTPLWEAPDEPAHFNYVKYITENSRLPVLQVGDYDQSYLKAIVSRQFPPGMSIDPLRYESHQPPLYYLLTAPLYQLTDSVLVLRVFSVVLGALLILVAYGVAATIFPTDTFMPLATAAGVAFVPQHVAMTAAVNNDALAELLLALVIWQSLRIMNGRNRRQECLALGFLIGLCLLTKTTAYVAIPLALCAILLTPGSVAPGRRRRLVQVLSWIFLPALLLAGPWLVRNALVYGANDLLALGRHSQVVTGQPRTAEWLAQYGMQGYLSRFALTTFRSFWAQFGWMGVLVDERIYIALALTSAAMMGGLAFFLARACHEPNLLSDSQRRALVLLLLSIMFTAIAYLWYNLGFVQHQGRYLFPALTALSIFGALGAREVLRPKPARMIAALGCMTVAVLALWGMARDDIGGWAIAMLGGLSVGFAVISALPERARPVVLGLGYLALAVLDVVCLFGFVVPAFA
- a CDS encoding radical SAM protein, whose translation is MLTGIHFLLTYACNQECDHCFVYSGPNAKGTFTLDQLEQVYEELVRLGTIDWVYFEGGEPFLFYPLMVEGIRMARDRGFRTGIVTNSYWATSVEDAELWLRPIQALDLADLSVSDDAFHSDDVEHSLAKNALTAARKMGLPVGSICIEEPRIEMPVGEAKGSPVVGGGAMLRGRAVEKLVGGLPTRPYTEFTECPYENLRDPERVHLDATATYIYVRD
- a CDS encoding aminoacyl-tRNA deacylase, which codes for MAEKTNSMRLLEARKVSYEVYTFSPDIHSAQGLAEAIGLPASQVFKTLVVQRERGRPLLVMVPGDRELDLKRLAQSIGEKKLRMATQKEAETLTGLQVGGISALALLHKGFEIYIDRSALALSRVVVSAGRRGINLGLAVSDLIRVTGAKMVDAAEG